From Mya arenaria isolate MELC-2E11 chromosome 12, ASM2691426v1, the proteins below share one genomic window:
- the LOC128211298 gene encoding uncharacterized protein LOC128211298 gives MTYSSLVLKNGIRVWTADYNLHTPAPNSTMLRCGYVTVTDFAHPHGDVIYGDCRALKFFICCKNKSESKCPDSELHVHRGTWYEAASCRINVSLGSHRPQDLVTGGEYWTYSVHKIDITWNSIGSDTDANVTGGDAPAQCGITSGSLTTTRPPQFINCTSLLLPAFCRFSEPPSYFFSAISVSKIVLHTLSL, from the exons ATGACGTATTCTTCTCTTGTGCTGAAAAATGGGATCAGAGTGTGGACAGCCGATTACAATTTGCACACACCCG CCCCGAACTCCACGATGTTGCGGTGTGGATACGTCACTGTGACCGACTTTGCACATCCTCACGGAGATGTCATTTACGGAGACTGCCGAGCTCTCAAGTTCTTTATTTGCTGTAAGAACAAATCAG AATCCAAATGTCCTGATAGTGAGCTGCACGTGCATAGAGGCACGTGGTACGAGGCTGCATCCTGTCGCATCAATGTTTCGCTCGGATCTCATCGACCACAAGATCTTGTGACAGGCGGCGAATATTGGACGTACAGTGTACATAAAATAGATATCACGTGGAACAGTATAG GCAGCGACACTGACGCGAATGTGACGGGAGGAGATGCACCGGCACAGTGCGGGATCACTTCCGGTTCCCTGACCACCACCAGGCCGCCACAGTTTATCAACTGCACCTCGTTACTGCTTCCGGCCTTCTGCAGATTTA gtGAACCTCCCTCctattttttttcagcaatctcTGTTTCCAAG ATCGTATTACATACCCTATCTCTGTGA